In Salinigranum marinum, one DNA window encodes the following:
- a CDS encoding urease subunit beta yields the protein MNGEKLIPGEVDPGEGSVVINEGRETATVDVANTGDRPIQVGSHFHFFEANRALSFPREDAFGKRLDIPAGTAVRFEPGDEVEVDLVTFGGKRRVSGLNNLTNGATSRDAPEKALERARDGGFEGA from the coding sequence ATGAACGGTGAGAAGTTGATACCGGGCGAGGTCGACCCGGGCGAGGGGAGCGTCGTTATCAACGAGGGACGCGAGACGGCCACCGTCGACGTGGCCAACACGGGCGACCGGCCGATCCAGGTCGGCTCGCACTTTCACTTCTTCGAGGCGAACCGCGCGCTGTCGTTCCCTCGCGAGGACGCGTTCGGCAAGCGCCTCGACATCCCCGCCGGCACGGCCGTGCGGTTCGAACCCGGTGACGAGGTCGAGGTCGATCTGGTGACCTTCGGGGGGAAACGGAGAGTCAGCGGGCTGAACAACCTCACGAACGGAGCCACGAGCCGGGATGCTCCCGAGAAGGCGCTCGAACGCGCCCGCGACGGCGGCTTCGAGGGGGCGTAG
- a CDS encoding urease accessory protein UreD, with amino-acid sequence MAASTPGPAEEATPPAGFETYARESLPQSPAGAVGKGGELDLQFARGRDGQSRLVYDRATVPFHLTGGLYHDESLPEIASAYVQDPTGGIAQGDRYEARIEVGPDARAHVSTGSATKVLRMERNYGSSHLTVTVDDGGYLEYLPDPTILHRDARFWGTVDIELGTDAAICLWDVVVPGRLARDEAFAFDRLHTSVEARGPDGELFADTLALDGGDHLRGPGLFGEFRVVGTCYVVAPDHDDVGGLADDLHACVQRDANEDASDDEPRAVGGASVLPREAGVAVRVLGDRASDVTDRFASVWDGARRALVGASAPDARKF; translated from the coding sequence ATGGCGGCCTCGACGCCGGGACCCGCGGAGGAGGCGACCCCACCGGCCGGGTTCGAGACGTACGCCAGGGAGTCGCTCCCGCAGTCGCCCGCCGGCGCGGTGGGGAAGGGCGGCGAACTCGACCTGCAGTTCGCCCGCGGGCGCGACGGGCAGTCACGGCTGGTGTACGACCGCGCAACCGTCCCATTTCACCTCACCGGCGGGCTGTACCACGACGAGTCCCTCCCCGAGATCGCCTCCGCGTACGTCCAGGACCCCACGGGCGGCATCGCCCAGGGCGACCGCTACGAGGCACGCATCGAGGTCGGCCCCGACGCCCGCGCGCACGTCTCGACCGGGAGCGCCACCAAGGTGCTCCGGATGGAGCGCAACTACGGGTCGTCGCATCTGACCGTCACCGTCGACGACGGTGGCTACCTCGAGTATCTGCCGGACCCGACCATCCTCCACCGCGACGCGCGCTTCTGGGGGACCGTCGATATCGAACTCGGCACCGACGCCGCGATCTGTCTCTGGGACGTCGTCGTGCCCGGCCGCCTCGCCCGGGACGAGGCGTTCGCGTTCGACCGCCTCCACACGAGCGTCGAAGCGCGGGGACCCGACGGCGAGCTGTTCGCCGACACGCTCGCGCTCGACGGGGGCGACCACCTCCGAGGACCGGGCCTGTTCGGCGAGTTCCGCGTCGTGGGGACGTGTTACGTCGTCGCACCCGACCACGATGACGTCGGGGGCCTGGCCGACGACCTCCACGCGTGCGTCCAACGCGACGCGAACGAGGACGCGAGCGACGACGAACCCAGAGCCGTCGGCGGCGCGTCAGTCCTCCCGCGGGAGGCCGGCGTCGCCGTCCGGGTGCTCGGCGACCGCGCGAGCGACGTAACCGACCGCTTCGCCAGCGTCTGGGACGGTGCGCGACGGGCGCTGGTCGGGGCGAGCGCGCCCGACGCGAGGAAGTTCTGA
- a CDS encoding urease subunit gamma codes for MQLTPKDRERLTVFMAAELARRRKERGLKLNHPEAVAYISDWVFERGREGESVADIRAEATGLLSRADVMEGVPEMIDMIQVEPTFPDGTKLVTIHDPIRRDEPLEVGE; via the coding sequence ATGCAACTCACCCCAAAAGATCGAGAACGCCTGACGGTGTTCATGGCCGCAGAGCTCGCCCGTCGCCGCAAGGAGCGCGGGCTGAAACTCAACCACCCCGAGGCAGTCGCGTACATCTCCGACTGGGTGTTCGAACGGGGTCGCGAGGGTGAATCCGTGGCGGACATCCGCGCGGAGGCGACCGGACTCCTCTCGAGAGCGGACGTGATGGAGGGCGTCCCGGAGATGATCGACATGATCCAGGTCGAGCCGACGTTCCCCGACGGGACGAAGCTGGTCACGATCCACGATCCCATCCGACGGGACGAACCGCTGGAGGTGGGCGAGTGA
- the ureG gene encoding urease accessory protein UreG has protein sequence MSRTEEESETTGRPRTYRDVPVVGIGGPVGSGKTSLIQRLVPYLQTGDRQLGLIANDILTQEDATVLKEAFAGEIPDDLVQGVETGACPHTGIREDPTMNLDKVTEYAQAYPDLDLVLLESGGDNLAATFNPELADYFIYVISVAEGDDIPRKRGPGVVDCDLLVINKTDLAPHVGADLDVMERDTEEVRGGRPYVLTDCKDETGIEAVAEYVEREVLFA, from the coding sequence GTGAGCCGGACCGAAGAGGAAAGCGAGACCACCGGCCGCCCCCGAACCTACCGCGACGTGCCGGTCGTCGGCATCGGCGGTCCCGTCGGCTCCGGCAAGACCTCGCTCATCCAGCGGCTCGTCCCCTACCTCCAGACCGGCGACCGGCAGCTCGGGCTCATCGCCAACGACATCCTCACCCAGGAGGACGCCACGGTGCTCAAGGAGGCGTTCGCCGGCGAGATCCCCGACGATCTCGTCCAGGGCGTCGAGACCGGCGCGTGTCCACACACCGGAATCAGGGAAGACCCCACGATGAACCTCGACAAGGTAACCGAGTACGCCCAAGCCTACCCGGATCTCGACCTCGTCCTCCTCGAGTCCGGCGGCGACAACCTCGCGGCGACGTTCAACCCCGAACTCGCGGACTACTTCATCTACGTCATCTCCGTGGCGGAGGGGGACGATATCCCCCGAAAACGCGGCCCCGGCGTCGTCGACTGTGATCTCCTCGTCATCAACAAGACGGACCTCGCGCCGCACGTCGGCGCGGACCTCGACGTGATGGAACGCGACACCGAGGAGGTCAGGGGAGGACGGCCGTACGTCCTCACCGACTGCAAGGACGAGACGGGGATCGAAGCGGTCGCCGAGTACGTCGAGCGGGAGGTGCTGTTCGCGTAG
- a CDS encoding aminoglycoside phosphotransferase family protein has product MNVPDAVAAVVAREFPDSEVHAVERLAGGCKDTYRVELCDRAVVVAFPREAWYARRFALEPALMRLVRRETTVPVPRVLASDASGRVGRSYHVTTAIDAADLDGRFASLSRETQVALIEAAGRALAELHDEVRFDAVGPLVAADTDRGVAVDPRPSWPAFLEELVDTWVGELDGSRFADLTATFEGVLTPASFPSLDPAPVCLHFDYAPGNLLARGGDLVGVVDWGFAVAGHAEYDLFEFEKNFLLGQFDSPAVRDELRPHVYAGYRDVRGFEPGWERRRAFYRVAYKLASMRSFHRWAGGQSDRARAALAARLRAELEADLERLRRYE; this is encoded by the coding sequence GTGAACGTCCCCGACGCTGTCGCCGCGGTCGTCGCTCGCGAGTTCCCCGACAGCGAGGTCCACGCCGTCGAGCGGCTCGCCGGCGGCTGCAAGGACACCTACCGCGTCGAACTCTGCGACCGGGCGGTCGTCGTCGCGTTCCCCCGGGAGGCGTGGTACGCGCGGCGGTTCGCACTCGAACCGGCGCTGATGCGGCTCGTCCGGCGGGAGACGACGGTGCCCGTCCCGCGGGTGCTCGCGAGCGACGCCTCCGGACGAGTGGGCAGGTCGTACCACGTCACGACGGCCATCGACGCCGCGGATCTCGACGGTCGGTTCGCGTCGCTCTCGCGCGAGACGCAGGTCGCACTCATAGAGGCGGCCGGACGCGCGCTGGCCGAACTCCACGACGAGGTCCGGTTCGATGCCGTCGGCCCGCTCGTCGCAGCCGACACGGACAGGGGCGTGGCGGTCGATCCCCGGCCGTCGTGGCCCGCGTTCCTCGAGGAACTCGTCGATACGTGGGTCGGGGAACTCGACGGGAGCCGGTTCGCCGATCTGACGGCGACGTTCGAGGGAGTGTTGACGCCGGCGTCGTTCCCCTCCCTGGATCCGGCGCCGGTCTGTCTCCACTTCGACTACGCGCCGGGGAACCTCCTCGCCCGCGGAGGCGACCTCGTCGGCGTCGTCGACTGGGGGTTCGCCGTCGCCGGCCACGCCGAGTACGACCTCTTCGAGTTCGAGAAGAACTTCCTGCTCGGCCAGTTCGACTCGCCCGCGGTGCGGGACGAACTGCGGCCGCACGTGTACGCCGGCTACCGCGACGTGCGTGGCTTCGAGCCGGGGTGGGAGCGCCGACGCGCGTTCTACCGGGTGGCGTACAAACTCGCGAGCATGCGGTCGTTCCATCGCTGGGCCGGCGGACAAAGCGACCGCGCGCGCGCCGCGCTGGCGGCGCGGCTCCGTGCGGAGTTGGAGGCGGATCTCGAACGGCTCCGCCGGTACGAGTGA
- a CDS encoding urease accessory protein UreE — translation MLVARGPVEPEAGGDADSAVDGGVVVDDTQRRRSRFRTRTTTGEEVGVVVEDAPVLAPGDLLRTDDGRHLVVELEPTEALVVELPAGATPARMVAGGHAIGNKHWDLVVRDGRVYVPAAGEADHRRAFLESWLPAAAEVRVEPVEPTTFDGSHHNDHSHGHGDGSTHSHAHGDGHNHTHDHAGLTVDGVRRAAGGGDDDE, via the coding sequence ATGCTCGTCGCACGCGGCCCGGTCGAACCCGAAGCCGGCGGCGACGCCGACTCGGCGGTCGACGGCGGCGTCGTCGTCGACGACACCCAGCGTCGGCGCTCGCGCTTCCGAACCCGGACGACGACCGGTGAGGAGGTCGGCGTCGTCGTCGAGGACGCCCCGGTGCTCGCTCCCGGTGACCTGCTGCGGACCGACGACGGACGGCACCTCGTCGTCGAACTGGAGCCGACCGAGGCGCTCGTCGTCGAACTGCCCGCCGGGGCGACACCGGCGAGGATGGTCGCCGGGGGACACGCGATCGGCAACAAGCACTGGGACCTCGTGGTCCGCGACGGTCGGGTGTACGTCCCGGCGGCCGGCGAAGCCGACCACCGACGAGCGTTCCTGGAGTCGTGGCTACCCGCGGCCGCCGAGGTCCGGGTCGAACCGGTCGAGCCGACGACGTTCGACGGCTCACACCACAACGACCACTCGCACGGACACGGCGATGGGTCGACACACTCGCACGCCCACGGCGACGGCCACAACCACACACACGATCACGCCGGGCTCACCGTCGACGGCGTGCGGCGCGCCGCTGGCGGAGGTGACGACGATGAGTGA
- a CDS encoding DUF2237 domain-containing protein has protein sequence MSTDENVLGTALEPCSVAPETGYLRDGHCRHLDDDRGRHEMCAVVTQEFLEFSRERGNDLVTPRPEFDFPGLHPGDRWCVCVGRWLEAYEADCAPPLVLEATSTAVLDDVPLELLREHAADCDGDDHDD, from the coding sequence ATGTCCACCGACGAGAACGTCCTCGGGACCGCATTGGAGCCCTGTAGCGTCGCGCCCGAGACGGGCTACCTCCGCGACGGCCACTGCCGGCACCTCGACGACGACCGCGGGCGACACGAGATGTGTGCCGTCGTCACCCAGGAGTTCCTCGAGTTCAGCCGCGAACGGGGCAACGACCTCGTCACGCCCCGCCCCGAGTTCGACTTCCCCGGTCTCCACCCGGGCGACCGGTGGTGCGTCTGTGTCGGCCGGTGGCTCGAAGCGTACGAGGCCGACTGCGCGCCGCCGCTCGTCCTCGAAGCGACCAGCACGGCCGTCCTCGACGACGTTCCGCTGGAGCTCCTCCGCGAGCACGCCGCCGACTGCGACGGCGACGACCACGACGACTGA
- a CDS encoding DUF7504 family protein, producing MSRGRDPARSTRELTDGVTVSTFEPGSNVLVRDSSLAGKRGLALALLAALPVDECPVVLSAATDPERLQRRLVDAGNADLGGRWYVIDAVQSRVDGERIACPDGGDRRTWYVASPGDLTGVGMSTSRTLSAVTETGNGPRILVDSLSTLLQYSSSERVYRFLHVCNGRVAAVGGVSIQVTHSDAHAARTVGTLAHLFDVHAGDDETVTVRTGGSSAASLPMGELLSNLTAMA from the coding sequence ATGAGCAGAGGACGAGATCCTGCTCGGTCCACGCGCGAGTTGACGGACGGAGTGACGGTCTCGACGTTCGAACCGGGGTCGAACGTGCTCGTCCGCGACTCCTCGCTGGCCGGCAAACGTGGGCTCGCACTCGCGCTGTTGGCGGCGCTCCCGGTCGACGAGTGCCCGGTCGTGCTGTCGGCCGCCACCGACCCCGAACGGCTCCAGCGGCGGCTGGTCGACGCGGGGAACGCCGACCTGGGCGGCCGCTGGTACGTGATCGACGCGGTTCAGTCGCGGGTCGACGGTGAACGGATCGCGTGTCCCGACGGCGGCGATCGACGGACGTGGTACGTCGCGTCCCCCGGCGATCTGACCGGGGTCGGTATGTCGACGAGTCGGACGCTGTCGGCGGTCACCGAAACGGGCAACGGTCCGCGCATCCTCGTCGACAGCCTCTCGACGCTGTTGCAGTACAGTTCGTCCGAGCGCGTCTACCGATTCCTGCACGTCTGCAACGGTCGCGTGGCCGCCGTCGGCGGGGTCAGTATCCAGGTGACCCACTCCGACGCACACGCCGCGCGAACGGTCGGAACGCTCGCACATCTGTTCGACGTCCACGCCGGGGACGACGAGACGGTCACGGTGCGCACCGGCGGTTCGTCCGCGGCGTCGCTCCCGATGGGCGAGTTGCTCTCGAACCTGACCGCGATGGCGTAA
- a CDS encoding helix-turn-helix domain-containing protein, which yields MALAKLIVDLPSGTWIGEVSAAHPDAVFRVLAAVPADETGVGLLEITSGELSAILAAIKDHEGIDVVEVLQATGNEALVQFETSQPFLLMAVRNSMVPLELPLRIAAGRANLELTVAHGRLSELTAQLESFGMSYEVESLRQSPASADLLSEKQRALLVAAVDRGYYDTPRTCTLTELAEGLGLAKSMLSERLHRVEGTVMKEFATGVEVTGSDSIA from the coding sequence ATGGCGCTCGCGAAACTGATCGTCGACCTTCCGTCGGGGACGTGGATCGGCGAGGTGTCAGCCGCTCACCCCGACGCCGTCTTTCGGGTGCTGGCCGCGGTGCCGGCCGACGAGACCGGGGTCGGACTGCTCGAGATCACGTCGGGGGAGCTGTCCGCGATCCTCGCCGCGATCAAGGACCACGAGGGGATCGACGTCGTCGAGGTGTTACAGGCGACCGGGAACGAGGCGCTCGTCCAGTTCGAGACGTCACAGCCGTTCTTGCTCATGGCCGTCCGCAACTCCATGGTACCGCTGGAACTCCCCTTGCGGATCGCCGCCGGACGGGCGAACCTGGAGCTGACCGTCGCGCACGGGCGGCTGTCGGAGCTCACCGCCCAGCTCGAGTCGTTTGGGATGTCGTACGAGGTCGAGTCCCTGCGACAGTCGCCCGCCTCTGCCGATCTGCTGAGCGAGAAACAGCGGGCACTCCTCGTCGCGGCCGTCGACCGGGGCTACTACGACACCCCGCGGACGTGTACGCTCACCGAACTCGCCGAGGGGCTGGGGCTCGCGAAATCGATGCTGAGCGAGCGGCTCCACCGCGTCGAGGGGACGGTGATGAAGGAGTTCGCCACCGGGGTGGAGGTGACCGGCTCCGACTCGATCGCGTGA
- the ureC gene encoding urease subunit alpha translates to MARDLSKKQYTDLYGPTEGSRVRLGDTSLIAEVQTDLGTPGDEAVFGGGKTLRDGMGMAPGVTAEEGALDWVLTNATVIDPMLGIIKGDIGIKDGLIAGVGKAGNPNTMDGVDPDLVVGASTDVYPAEGLIATAGALDIHVHFNSAQLAEHALASGITTMLGGGYGGGATTVTTGPVNIERFLQAAEDWPVNVGFYGKGNSSAKGGLYEQVEAGACGLKLHEDWGSTPAVIDTCLEVADEEDVQTCIHTDTLNESGFVEDTFDAIDGRTMHMFHIEGAGGGHAPDILELVGEPNALPSSTNPSMPFTTNTFDEHLDMVMVCHHLNPDVPEDVSFAESRIRHETLAAEDVLHDMGAVSMMTTDSQAMGRMAELVCRTWQTADKMKKQRGPLPGDDGAENDNERILRYIAKYTINPAITAGIDDYVGSLETGKIADICLWDPAFFGIKPDLVMKGGFPALSKMGEANGSLMTCEPIMQRPRAGAVGKAKNALSLAFVSQAGFENEVGEEYGLTKEVVPVKGTRNLAKDSMVRNDYCPEGVAVDSETFEVTIDGEVVTCDPAEEISLAQRYTL, encoded by the coding sequence ATGGCACGCGACCTCTCGAAGAAGCAGTACACGGATCTGTACGGACCCACCGAAGGGAGCCGCGTCCGTCTCGGCGACACGAGCCTGATCGCCGAGGTCCAGACGGACCTGGGAACGCCGGGCGACGAGGCGGTGTTCGGCGGCGGCAAGACGCTCAGGGACGGCATGGGCATGGCACCCGGTGTCACCGCCGAGGAGGGGGCGCTCGACTGGGTGTTGACGAACGCGACCGTCATCGACCCGATGCTGGGGATCATAAAGGGCGACATCGGCATCAAAGACGGCCTGATCGCCGGCGTCGGCAAGGCCGGCAACCCCAACACGATGGACGGGGTCGACCCCGACCTCGTGGTGGGCGCTTCGACCGACGTGTACCCCGCCGAGGGGCTGATCGCCACCGCGGGCGCGCTCGACATCCACGTCCACTTCAACAGCGCGCAGTTGGCAGAGCACGCGCTCGCCTCGGGCATCACGACGATGCTCGGCGGCGGCTACGGCGGCGGCGCGACGACCGTCACGACCGGCCCCGTGAACATCGAACGCTTCCTGCAGGCCGCCGAGGACTGGCCGGTCAACGTCGGCTTCTACGGCAAGGGCAACTCCTCGGCCAAAGGGGGACTGTACGAGCAGGTCGAAGCCGGGGCGTGCGGGCTCAAACTCCACGAGGACTGGGGGTCGACGCCGGCGGTCATCGATACCTGTCTGGAAGTCGCCGACGAGGAGGACGTTCAGACGTGTATCCACACCGACACGCTGAACGAGTCGGGGTTCGTCGAGGACACGTTCGACGCCATCGACGGCCGGACGATGCACATGTTCCACATCGAAGGCGCGGGCGGCGGCCACGCCCCGGACATCCTCGAACTCGTCGGCGAACCGAACGCCCTGCCGTCGTCGACGAACCCCTCGATGCCCTTCACGACGAACACGTTCGACGAGCACCTCGACATGGTGATGGTCTGTCACCACCTCAACCCCGACGTCCCCGAGGACGTCTCCTTCGCCGAGTCGCGCATTCGCCACGAGACGCTCGCCGCCGAGGACGTCCTCCACGACATGGGTGCGGTGAGCATGATGACGACCGACTCGCAGGCGATGGGCCGGATGGCCGAGCTCGTCTGTCGAACGTGGCAAACCGCCGATAAGATGAAGAAACAGCGCGGTCCCCTGCCCGGCGACGACGGGGCCGAAAACGACAACGAGCGGATCCTGCGATACATCGCGAAGTACACCATCAACCCCGCCATCACGGCGGGGATCGACGACTACGTCGGCTCGCTGGAGACGGGGAAAATCGCCGACATCTGCCTGTGGGATCCCGCGTTCTTCGGTATCAAACCCGATCTCGTCATGAAGGGCGGCTTCCCCGCGCTGTCGAAGATGGGAGAGGCCAACGGCTCGTTGATGACCTGCGAGCCGATCATGCAGCGACCGCGCGCGGGTGCGGTCGGGAAGGCGAAGAACGCGCTCAGCTTGGCGTTCGTCTCACAGGCCGGCTTCGAGAACGAGGTCGGCGAGGAGTACGGCCTCACGAAGGAAGTGGTTCCGGTCAAGGGCACCAGGAACCTCGCGAAGGACAGCATGGTCCGCAACGACTACTGCCCCGAGGGCGTCGCGGTCGACTCCGAGACGTTCGAGGTGACGATCGACGGTGAGGTCGTCACCTGCGATCCCGCCGAGGAGATCTCGCTCGCACAGCGGTACACACTCTGA
- a CDS encoding ASCH domain-containing protein: protein MAHIDASVLLPNDRVEQMALDDELTQLHRGDRYADEGDTFEVDGVEFVVTSVDERTLGDLTDADARAEGSADLAAYRRRLEAVHDSFEWDDESPVVRHRFERRDDSA, encoded by the coding sequence ATGGCACACATCGACGCCAGCGTCCTCCTGCCGAACGATCGGGTCGAACAGATGGCGCTCGACGACGAACTGACGCAACTGCACCGTGGCGACCGCTACGCCGACGAGGGCGACACGTTCGAGGTCGACGGCGTCGAGTTCGTCGTGACGAGCGTCGACGAACGGACGCTGGGTGACCTCACCGACGCCGACGCTCGCGCGGAGGGATCGGCGGACCTGGCGGCGTACCGCCGCCGCCTCGAGGCGGTCCACGACTCGTTCGAGTGGGACGACGAGTCGCCCGTCGTCCGCCACCGGTTCGAGCGTCGTGACGACTCGGCGTGA
- a CDS encoding sporulation protein has translation MKKVLASIGIGNATVDTALQSTTVEPGQSVDAEIHIDGGSVEQTVERIELELETQYATDDGYKTVTIDRLHLSDGLSIEPGQSEVRTTAVEIPYATPVTLGRVDVWVETELDISMAVDPEDKDYLDVQPTPRMRALFDAMEGLGFSFRSAECEADPYGRYSPGPFVQEFEFRPSDGPFAGRVDEVELVCRPSADELTVFVEIDRRGGLLSELADTDERKTSVTITDADDAALRDRLEDAIERHA, from the coding sequence ATGAAGAAGGTCCTCGCGAGCATCGGTATCGGTAACGCGACGGTCGACACGGCCCTCCAGTCCACGACGGTCGAACCCGGCCAGTCGGTCGACGCGGAGATCCACATCGACGGCGGCTCGGTCGAGCAGACGGTCGAGCGCATCGAACTCGAACTCGAGACGCAGTACGCCACGGATGACGGCTACAAGACGGTGACGATCGACCGGCTCCACCTCTCGGACGGCCTCAGCATCGAGCCCGGACAGAGCGAGGTCCGGACGACGGCGGTCGAGATCCCGTACGCGACGCCCGTCACGCTCGGCCGCGTGGACGTATGGGTCGAGACCGAACTGGACATCTCGATGGCTGTCGACCCCGAGGACAAAGACTACCTCGACGTCCAGCCGACGCCGCGGATGCGTGCGCTCTTCGACGCGATGGAGGGGCTCGGCTTCTCGTTCCGCTCGGCGGAGTGCGAGGCCGACCCCTACGGTCGCTACAGTCCCGGTCCCTTCGTCCAGGAGTTCGAGTTCCGGCCCTCGGACGGGCCGTTCGCCGGGCGGGTCGACGAGGTCGAACTCGTCTGTCGTCCCAGCGCCGATGAACTCACCGTCTTCGTCGAGATCGACCGCCGGGGCGGGCTCCTGAGCGAACTCGCCGACACGGACGAGCGGAAGACCTCGGTCACGATCACCGACGCGGACGACGCGGCCCTCCGCGACCGCCTCGAAGACGCGATCGAACGGCACGCGTGA
- a CDS encoding pterin cluster protein, with protein MSTTLTEQTAAARQTTVTVRCTGHVRTAIGTPELSFTFEGDTLREFLDAFFEAYDVSDLLIAETDDAATARGWAKVDEVPGTWRKNPEGENTRCYARVCVNGRFNENLAGLDTELDDGDRVALIYPFMFCC; from the coding sequence ATGAGCACGACACTCACCGAGCAGACAGCGGCGGCACGGCAGACGACGGTGACCGTCAGGTGTACCGGCCACGTACGGACGGCCATCGGGACACCCGAACTGTCCTTTACTTTCGAGGGCGACACGCTCCGGGAGTTCCTCGACGCCTTCTTCGAGGCGTACGACGTCTCCGACCTCCTCATCGCCGAGACTGACGACGCGGCCACGGCCCGCGGCTGGGCGAAGGTCGACGAGGTGCCGGGGACGTGGCGTAAGAACCCGGAGGGCGAGAACACGCGGTGTTACGCCCGGGTGTGTGTCAACGGGCGGTTCAACGAGAACCTCGCCGGCCTCGACACCGAACTGGACGACGGCGACCGCGTGGCGCTCATCTACCCGTTCATGTTCTGTTGCTGA
- a CDS encoding urease accessory protein UreF, producing MSDAEAETDVETTPSDGTDADASLAAFQFADSFLPVGTYTLSYGLEQFAAAERVDDADNLHALLVDYLRRQVGPCDVVALAAAWERADDEDALDRLAAVDERQRSVTLPKEFRESSEKSGRRLLELVVETTDDRVVKAYHDRVVAGEVPGNHAVALGLVARREGITRDRACLLACHSFVVGLLGAAQRLVRLTHTDAQRLLTELRPVIADVCEAYAGRDPAAMAPFAPLVDVMGMKHERAQRRLFVS from the coding sequence ATGAGTGACGCTGAGGCCGAGACGGACGTCGAAACGACGCCGTCCGACGGGACCGACGCCGATGCGTCGCTCGCGGCGTTCCAGTTCGCGGACTCGTTCCTGCCCGTCGGGACGTACACCCTCTCGTACGGCCTCGAACAGTTCGCCGCGGCCGAGCGCGTCGACGACGCCGACAACCTCCACGCCCTCCTGGTCGACTACCTCCGTCGACAGGTGGGCCCCTGCGACGTCGTCGCGCTCGCGGCGGCGTGGGAACGCGCCGACGATGAGGACGCGCTCGACCGACTCGCCGCGGTCGACGAGCGCCAGCGGTCGGTCACCCTCCCGAAGGAGTTCCGCGAGAGCTCCGAGAAATCCGGCCGCCGCCTGCTCGAACTCGTGGTGGAGACGACCGACGACCGGGTGGTGAAAGCGTACCACGACCGGGTCGTCGCGGGCGAGGTGCCGGGGAACCACGCGGTCGCGCTGGGGCTCGTCGCCAGACGGGAAGGGATCACCCGCGACCGGGCGTGTCTGCTCGCGTGTCACTCGTTCGTCGTCGGGTTGCTGGGGGCGGCACAGCGGCTCGTCCGCCTGACGCACACCGACGCCCAGCGGCTCCTCACCGAGCTTCGTCCAGTCATCGCCGACGTGTGTGAGGCGTACGCCGGCCGCGACCCGGCGGCGATGGCCCCGTTCGCGCCGCTCGTCGACGTGATGGGGATGAAACACGAGCGCGCCCAGCGGCGGCTGTTCGTCAGCTGA
- a CDS encoding sugar phosphate isomerase/epimerase has protein sequence MRFGAALDLRYDQSFEAFVEFLATQGLSHVEIRQGYLDVHPDAPTADRVRDVAAEADVTVTLHAPFRDCDLGNLNDRLREATVDAVRDSLDFAAAAGAEAVVVHGGAARPRYPERVQERSREQAVRSLRACAAHAAAAGVPLCVENQRDTSSKRRHTATPDRLAALLDDVDADPSVLKVTLDVGHAKVAGVDPRAFVDAVGDRIAVAHLHDNDGRDDDHNPLPGFRDVAAAVGAPFNVLEMKSLADIERCVAAVD, from the coding sequence ATGAGATTCGGTGCCGCGCTCGACCTCCGATACGACCAGTCGTTCGAGGCGTTCGTCGAATTCCTCGCCACGCAGGGGCTCTCACACGTCGAGATCAGGCAGGGCTACCTCGACGTCCACCCCGACGCGCCGACGGCCGACCGCGTCCGCGACGTCGCGGCCGAAGCCGACGTGACCGTGACGCTCCACGCGCCGTTCCGCGACTGCGATCTCGGAAACCTCAACGATCGGCTCCGCGAGGCGACGGTCGACGCCGTCCGCGACTCGCTCGACTTCGCCGCCGCCGCGGGTGCGGAAGCCGTCGTCGTCCACGGTGGGGCGGCCCGGCCGCGCTACCCCGAGCGCGTCCAAGAGCGCTCCCGCGAGCAGGCGGTCCGGTCGCTCCGTGCCTGTGCGGCGCACGCCGCCGCGGCCGGGGTGCCCCTCTGTGTCGAGAACCAGCGCGACACGTCCTCGAAGCGCCGGCACACGGCGACGCCCGACCGACTCGCGGCGCTCCTCGACGACGTGGACGCCGACCCGTCGGTGCTGAAAGTGACCCTCGACGTCGGCCACGCGAAGGTCGCGGGCGTCGACCCCCGGGCGTTCGTCGACGCCGTCGGCGACCGCATCGCCGTCGCGCACCTCCACGACAACGACGGCCGCGACGACGACCACAACCCCCTCCCGGGGTTTCGGGACGTCGCCGCGGCGGTCGGCGCACCGTTCAACGTGCTGGAGATGAAGTCGCTGGCGGACATCGAGCGGTGCGTCGCGGCCGTGGACTGA